From Algoriphagus sp. NG3, the proteins below share one genomic window:
- a CDS encoding sugar phosphate isomerase/epimerase, with product MNRRNLLKTIAVGAAALPLTPAFAFSTKKEDTTLQFSLNTSTLRGQKLDLPKIIEVAARAGYDGIELWIAELEAYLETGKSLASLKKLFSDAKIIPVNAIGFAPWMAQDTAKSKAGFEQMEKEMGMLAEIGCKRVAAPAIGTTNPIDLLAAGEQYARLIALGRKTGVMPQLEFWGAFEPFHQLGQALATAAAANDPDARILPDVYHLFRGGSGFEGLKLINGNAIEVFHMNDFTSKPRLEQKDSDRVYPGDGIAPMEEIAATLKAMGGNKILSLELFNETYWAQDAQEVANTGLKKMKQFF from the coding sequence ATGAATAGAAGAAATTTATTAAAAACTATTGCTGTTGGAGCCGCTGCTCTTCCTTTGACTCCGGCTTTTGCTTTCTCTACGAAAAAGGAAGACACAACGCTACAGTTTTCTTTAAACACCAGTACTTTACGTGGACAAAAACTAGATCTACCAAAGATCATAGAAGTAGCAGCCAGAGCCGGATATGATGGAATAGAGCTCTGGATTGCAGAACTGGAAGCCTATCTAGAAACAGGTAAATCCTTAGCCTCTCTCAAAAAACTTTTCAGTGACGCCAAGATTATCCCAGTAAATGCAATAGGATTTGCACCATGGATGGCTCAGGACACGGCCAAAAGCAAGGCTGGTTTTGAGCAGATGGAAAAGGAAATGGGAATGCTAGCAGAAATCGGGTGTAAGCGGGTGGCTGCCCCAGCTATTGGAACCACAAACCCAATTGACCTGCTGGCTGCCGGTGAACAATACGCAAGACTGATAGCCTTGGGAAGAAAAACCGGGGTCATGCCCCAATTGGAATTCTGGGGTGCTTTTGAGCCCTTTCATCAATTAGGACAAGCATTGGCTACTGCGGCTGCCGCCAATGATCCAGATGCCAGGATTTTACCCGATGTGTACCACTTATTTCGAGGAGGATCAGGTTTTGAGGGGTTGAAGCTTATCAACGGGAATGCCATCGAGGTCTTTCACATGAATGATTTCACGTCTAAACCAAGACTCGAGCAAAAAGATAGTGACCGGGTATATCCAGGGGATGGCATAGCTCCCATGGAAGAAATTGCCGCAACGCTGAAAGCTATGGGAGGCAACAAAATACTGTCCCTGGAGCTTTTCAACGAAACCTATTGGGCTCAGGACGCACAGGAAGTCGCCAATACGGGGCTAAAGAAAATGAAGCAGTTTTTTTAA